A genomic stretch from Empedobacter stercoris includes:
- a CDS encoding NAD(P)H-dependent flavin oxidoreductase has translation MDTNITKLFAIKYPIIQGGMIWNSGWRLASAVSNAGGLGLIGAGSMYPDVLREHIKKCKAATNHPFGVNVPMLYPNIEEIMQIIVEEGVKVVFTSAGNPKTWTEILKKEGITVTHVISSTKFALKSQEAGVDAVVAEGFEAGGHNGREETTTLCLIPNVKRQIDIPLIAAGGIGTGSQILAAFALGADGVQIGSRFAATQESSANQAFKEVIVSAKEGDTQLTLKELAPVRLIKNEFYNQVQQKYQQGTTAEELKELLGRGRSKKGMFEGDLVNGELEIGQVSALIDSIPTVQEVFDDLILGFNQAKENILRF, from the coding sequence ATGGACACGAATATAACAAAATTATTTGCAATAAAATATCCAATTATTCAAGGAGGTATGATTTGGAACAGTGGTTGGCGTTTAGCATCGGCTGTTAGTAATGCTGGAGGGCTTGGTTTAATAGGTGCTGGAAGCATGTATCCTGATGTTTTGCGGGAACACATAAAAAAGTGTAAAGCAGCTACTAATCATCCTTTTGGCGTAAATGTACCAATGCTTTATCCTAATATTGAAGAAATTATGCAGATAATTGTGGAAGAAGGTGTGAAAGTTGTTTTTACTTCTGCTGGAAATCCAAAAACGTGGACAGAAATTTTAAAAAAAGAAGGCATTACAGTAACGCATGTTATCAGTAGTACAAAATTTGCGTTAAAATCTCAAGAAGCTGGAGTTGATGCTGTCGTGGCAGAAGGTTTTGAAGCAGGTGGACATAATGGCAGAGAAGAAACAACGACTTTATGTCTTATTCCAAATGTAAAACGACAAATCGATATTCCTTTAATTGCAGCAGGAGGAATTGGTACAGGTTCTCAAATTTTGGCAGCTTTTGCTCTTGGTGCTGATGGTGTACAAATTGGATCTCGTTTTGCAGCTACGCAAGAATCGTCTGCTAATCAAGCTTTCAAGGAAGTGATTGTAAGTGCAAAAGAAGGCGATACACAATTAACATTGAAAGAATTGGCACCAGTACGTTTGATTAAGAATGAATTTTATAATCAGGTGCAACAAAAATATCAACAAGGAACAACTGCGGAAGAGTTGAAAGAGCTTTTAGGTAGAGGTCGTTCTAAAAAAGGAATGTTTGAAGGTGATTTGGTAAATGGTGAATTAGAAATAGGACAAGTTTCTGCATTAATTGATTCAATTCCAACTGTACAAGAAGTTTTTGATGATTTAATCTTAGGTTTCAATCAAGCGAAAGAAAATATTTTACGATTTTAA
- a CDS encoding DUF2795 domain-containing protein, translating to MYWTLELASYLSDAPWPATKDELIDYAIRTGAPLEVVENLQSIEDEGDSYESIEEIWADYPTDDDFLWNEDEY from the coding sequence ATGTATTGGACTTTAGAATTAGCATCTTATTTGAGTGATGCACCTTGGCCAGCAACTAAAGATGAATTAATCGATTACGCAATTCGTACTGGTGCACCTTTGGAGGTGGTAGAAAACCTACAATCTATTGAGGACGAAGGAGATTCTTACGAAAGCATTGAAGAAATTTGGGCTGACTATCCAACGGACGATGATTTCCTTTGGAACGAGGACGAATATTAA
- a CDS encoding DDE-type integrase/transposase/recombinase, whose translation MKLNLRKKRLPARIKEPLLRPIYPNVTWSMDFMRDSLENGKSVRSLNIIDDFNREILSICIDTSLPSGRAVRELENLIQWRGKPERIRVDNGPEFIANALKDWYHNQSIELIYIQPGQPTQNSLIERFNRTFRQEVLDCFSFQQSSNSTYSFKLGCGCITMRDRTQASDTLLRTSFC comes from the coding sequence ATGAAACTTAACCTACGTAAAAAAAGACTTCCTGCAAGGATTAAAGAGCCACTTTTACGTCCGATTTATCCAAATGTAACGTGGAGTATGGATTTCATGCGTGATAGTTTAGAAAACGGAAAAAGCGTGAGAAGTTTGAATATTATAGACGATTTTAATCGAGAAATTTTGAGTATTTGTATCGATACAAGTTTACCTTCAGGACGAGCAGTAAGAGAACTTGAGAATTTAATTCAATGGAGAGGAAAACCAGAGCGAATAAGAGTCGATAATGGACCAGAATTTATTGCAAACGCACTAAAAGATTGGTATCATAATCAGTCTATTGAATTGATTTATATTCAGCCTGGTCAACCGACGCAAAATAGTTTGATCGAACGTTTTAATCGTACATTTAGACAAGAAGTTTTGGATTGTTTTAGTTTTCAACAATCAAGCAATTCAACATATTCTTTCAAGCTTGGATGTGGATGTATAACAATGAGAGACCGCACGCAAGCCTCGGATACCTTACTCCGCACGAGTTTTTGTTGA
- a CDS encoding response regulator transcription factor, producing the protein MQILVIEDDKRISDFLIKGLEENGYLVMLCKDAETVLDEFITIQFDLIICDIMLPKMDGIQLVQTLRYKKIFTPILMLSALNTVQDKVSALDYGADDYITKPFHFDELLSRIKALTRRNQFRSQEAPENKLIFDDLEIDLDQYKVFVNKEETELSPREFKLLNYLIENIDKTVTRIQILNAVWGITFDNHTNVVDVYISYLRNKIEKNGTKYIHTVKGVGYMFKA; encoded by the coding sequence ATGCAAATTTTAGTAATCGAAGATGATAAGCGAATTAGCGATTTTTTAATCAAAGGACTAGAAGAAAATGGATATTTGGTTATGCTTTGTAAAGATGCAGAAACTGTTTTAGATGAATTTATTACGATTCAGTTTGATTTGATTATTTGTGACATTATGTTACCAAAAATGGATGGAATTCAGCTTGTACAAACACTTCGTTACAAGAAAATATTCACTCCAATATTGATGTTAAGCGCTTTGAATACAGTTCAAGATAAAGTATCCGCTTTAGATTATGGTGCAGATGATTACATTACAAAACCATTTCATTTCGACGAATTATTATCGCGAATCAAAGCTTTGACGCGCCGGAATCAGTTTCGTTCGCAAGAAGCTCCTGAAAATAAATTGATTTTTGATGATTTAGAAATTGATTTGGATCAATACAAAGTTTTTGTAAATAAAGAAGAAACAGAACTTTCTCCCCGAGAATTTAAGTTGTTGAATTATTTAATCGAAAATATAGATAAAACCGTTACTCGTATCCAAATTTTAAATGCGGTTTGGGGAATAACATTCGATAATCACACCAATGTTGTGGATGTTTACATTTCGTATTTGCGTAATAAAATAGAGAAAAATGGTACGAAATATATTCACACGGTAAAAGGCGTTGGTTATATGTTTAAAGCCTAA
- a CDS encoding sensor histidine kinase, with protein sequence MKLKHRLALYSVVIFSIIILIVSTIIYFSFYTEMEKKEIKSLQNKTLLASIYYLEKDELPVLEHNNIKSQLEKTISRKNILIVDHNNKKYNGNMSSNKDISTNFIENIRANKSDFFTSKDFFYNGIFYHDNEGDFVVITRESKQEFNEQMQSLLQILISVSLVGLIFIYLFSNFLGIIAYEPITKIIEQIKERDAKNFTEPLKLNRSYAEIEDLIKTYNHFIDRMAQTFNVQKNFIDYVSHELRTPITALLGTLEVTNHKKRTLEEYENVIVQLKQYTNDLQETLDQMMLLSGAKTSFEFSQIRIDEVVWQVIENAVLYHQARINVDLQVENNQLLTIQGNEKLLEVALNNLVSNAIKYSNNQPILVQFLEINHRLQIHISDLGIGILETDIKQIKQNFFRGKNTQDFQGKGIGLSMANIIFTLHQIDIEIVPNKPKGTIVKLIF encoded by the coding sequence ATGAAATTAAAACACCGATTAGCACTTTATTCAGTCGTTATTTTCAGTATCATTATTCTGATTGTTTCTACAATTATTTACTTTTCTTTTTATACCGAAATGGAGAAAAAAGAGATCAAATCATTGCAGAATAAGACACTTTTGGCTTCTATTTATTATTTAGAAAAGGACGAATTACCTGTTTTAGAACATAATAATATCAAAAGTCAATTAGAGAAGACGATTTCCCGAAAAAATATTTTAATTGTTGATCATAACAACAAAAAATACAATGGAAATATGTCTTCTAATAAAGATATTTCAACCAATTTTATAGAAAATATTCGTGCCAATAAATCCGATTTTTTTACAAGTAAAGATTTCTTTTATAACGGAATTTTTTATCATGATAACGAAGGTGATTTTGTTGTAATCACGCGTGAATCTAAACAAGAATTTAACGAACAAATGCAATCGTTACTTCAAATTTTGATTTCGGTTTCATTGGTTGGGTTGATTTTTATTTATCTATTTTCTAATTTTTTAGGAATAATTGCTTATGAGCCGATCACAAAAATTATTGAACAAATAAAAGAGCGTGATGCGAAGAATTTCACTGAACCTTTAAAGCTCAATAGGTCGTATGCAGAAATTGAGGATTTAATCAAAACCTACAATCACTTTATTGATCGAATGGCGCAAACTTTTAATGTACAAAAGAATTTTATTGATTATGTTTCGCACGAGTTACGAACGCCAATTACTGCATTATTAGGGACTTTAGAGGTGACAAATCATAAAAAAAGAACGCTCGAAGAATACGAAAACGTAATTGTACAGCTGAAACAATATACGAATGATTTGCAAGAAACGTTAGACCAAATGATGTTACTTTCGGGAGCAAAAACGAGTTTTGAATTTAGTCAAATTCGGATTGATGAAGTAGTTTGGCAAGTGATTGAAAATGCTGTTTTGTATCATCAAGCACGTATAAATGTGGATTTACAAGTCGAAAATAATCAATTGTTAACCATTCAAGGAAATGAAAAATTATTAGAAGTTGCGTTGAATAATTTAGTAAGTAACGCAATAAAATATTCGAACAATCAACCGATTTTAGTACAGTTTTTGGAAATTAATCATCGTTTACAAATTCATATTTCCGATTTAGGAATTGGTATTTTAGAAACCGATATCAAACAAATTAAACAAAACTTTTTTCGAGGAAAAAATACGCAAGATTTTCAAGGAAAAGGCATTGGACTTTCGATGGCGAATATTATTTTTACACTTCATCAAATTGATATCGAAATTGTTCCGAATAAACCTAAAGGAACGATTGTTAAACTCATTTTCTAA
- a CDS encoding IS3 family transposase (programmed frameshift), with protein MTRKVKYGVAFKLRCVKEVLEKHRTIRSISKKENIHASFLKKWVSDYHNQGISGIEPKKNQTYSVEFKLKVIKTITSQYLSLREARVKFNIPSESVIIKWQKDFATFGIDGLKPKPKGRPKTMSTSKGRPKKSKQPLSREEELLLEIERLRCENGTLKKVQCLNSSRGRKTKETWTQAINELRSEFHLNLLLDCTHMARSSFYYHISRSKTDKYEELKLKIKSIYHQHKGRYGYRRITDELRKSGTIINHKTVLKLMNSLGLKSLIRRKKYKSYKGEQGKIAPNILQRAFKADKPNQKWVTDVTEFKVKDKKLYLSPIMDLYNQEIISYELSERPVFNQVTQMLKKAFKITKDTKDLILHSDQGWQYQMKQYQALLNEKGIIQSMSRKGNCLDNAIIENFFGILKSELFYLQKFNSIEELKKEIKQYIYYYNNDRIKSNLNKMSPIQYRTHFYNY; from the exons ATGACAAGAAAAGTAAAATATGGTGTAGCATTTAAGTTACGCTGTGTGAAAGAAGTTTTAGAAAAACATCGAACAATACGTTCAATTAGTAAAAAAGAAAATATACATGCTTCTTTTTTAAAGAAATGGGTTTCTGATTATCATAATCAAGGAATTTCAGGTATAGAACCTAAAAAAAACCAAACGTATAGCGTTGAATTTAAGTTGAAAGTTATTAAGACTATAACTAGTCAATATCTTAGTTTACGTGAAGCCAGAGTTAAATTTAATATTCCAAGTGAATCGGTTATTATAAAATGGCAAAAAGATTTTGCTACCTTTGGAATAGACGGATTAAAACCCAAACCAAAAGGCCGTCCCAAGACTATGAGCACATCTAAAGGTAGACCTAAAAAATCGAAACAACCATTATCAAGAGAAGAAGAACTATTGTTGGAGATTGAACGTTTACGTTGTGAGAATG GCACTCTTAAAAAAGTTCAATGCCTTAATTCAAGCCGAGGAAGAAAAACAAAAGAAACTTGGACGCAAGCCATAAATGAATTAAGGTCAGAATTTCATCTAAATTTACTTTTAGATTGTACACATATGGCTAGAAGCAGCTTTTACTATCATATTTCACGTAGTAAAACAGATAAATACGAGGAATTAAAACTTAAGATAAAATCCATTTATCATCAGCATAAAGGGCGATATGGCTATCGACGAATTACCGATGAATTAAGAAAATCAGGAACTATCATCAATCATAAAACTGTTCTTAAACTGATGAATAGCTTAGGATTAAAGAGTTTGATTCGAAGAAAAAAATACAAATCTTACAAAGGAGAACAAGGAAAGATTGCACCAAACATCTTGCAAAGAGCATTTAAGGCTGATAAACCCAACCAAAAATGGGTAACAGATGTTACCGAGTTTAAAGTAAAAGATAAAAAACTATATTTATCACCAATAATGGATCTGTACAATCAAGAAATTATCAGCTATGAGTTAAGCGAACGACCTGTTTTTAATCAAGTAACTCAAATGCTTAAAAAGGCATTTAAAATAACGAAAGACACTAAAGATTTGATATTACATTCAGATCAAGGATGGCAATATCAAATGAAACAATATCAGGCTTTATTAAATGAAAAAGGAATCATACAAAGTATGAGTAGAAAAGGAAATTGCTTAGATAATGCTATTATCGAGAATTTCTTCGGAATACTGAAATCGGAACTATTTTATTTACAAAAATTTAATTCTATTGAAGAGCTAAAAAAAGAAATAAAACAATACATTTACTATTACAATAACGATAGAATAAAATCGAACTTAAATAAAATGAGCCCGATACAATATCGAACTCATTTTTATAATTATTAA
- the secA gene encoding preprotein translocase subunit SecA — MNILNKILQGFLGDKNAKDVKELQKYVDLANQAGQSLGSLTIDELREKTTGFKTQLIEATKELKAQIDELKKKVEETEDFGEKEDLYTEIDKINKQAYEIEEKILLEILPEAFAVMRETGKRFTENETLEVTASDFDKTLVQRGHDFVSLKDENTAIWRNSWDAAGRQVTWDMSHYDVQFIGGSALHLGRIAEMQTGEGKTLVATLPIYLNALTGRGVHLVTVNDYLAKRDMAWMRPIFSFHGLSVDCIDNHQPNSPGRREAYASDIVYGTNNEFGFDYLRDNMANTPDALVQRELNFAIVDEVDSVLIDDARTPLIISGPVPQGDRHEFDVLRPKIDRLYQMQREMLGKTLNEAKTLFKQGDTKEGGFKLYQVYRGLPKYKPLIKFLSQDGIRAQLQKTEAHFIQDNNREMPKVDEHLYFVIDEKQNQSDLTDKGIEYLSKGMEDENFFILPDVSTNIGAIENSGKDKEEILKMKEEFFRNFSIKSERIHTLSQLLKAYTLFEKDIEYVVVDGEVKIVDESTGRIMDGRRYSDGLHQAIEAKENVKIEAATQTFATITLQNYFRMYNKLGGMTGTAETEAGEFWEIYKLDVVSIPTNRPILRHDKNDIVFKTNREKYKAVIEEIVRLSQDDKRPVLVGTTNVEISEILSKALKLRGINHNVLNAKLHKSEADIVTEAGKPGAVTIATNMAGRGTDIKLTKEVKDSGGLAIIGTERHDSRRVDRQLRGRAGRQGDPGSSQFFVSLEDSLMRLFGSERIAKLMDRMGHKDGDVIEHSMITKSIERAQKKVEENNFGIRKRLLEYDDVMNKQREVIYKRRHNALFGDRLEVDIANMIYDVAASVVSSNKDFEDFGQYELDLIKYFTMGTPVTEDEFKSKSVKELTNITYDAAIADYKARMQYVAETAFPVISNVFENQGHMFSRIQVPFTDGLRQMTVVCDLKEAYESHGKTLIKDFEKSVVLSLIDDNWKEHLRDVDDLRKTSQNAVYEQKDPLVVYKQESFHIFQRMLDTVNKEIISFLFKGELPNAQKEESVEETETAN; from the coding sequence ATGAATATTTTAAACAAAATTTTACAAGGATTCTTAGGTGATAAGAATGCAAAAGACGTAAAAGAATTACAAAAATATGTTGACCTTGCCAATCAAGCAGGTCAATCACTTGGTTCATTAACTATAGATGAATTAAGAGAAAAAACGACAGGTTTCAAAACTCAATTAATAGAAGCTACTAAAGAACTGAAAGCTCAAATTGATGAGCTAAAGAAAAAAGTAGAAGAAACTGAAGATTTTGGAGAAAAAGAAGACTTGTATACTGAAATTGATAAAATCAATAAACAAGCTTACGAAATTGAAGAAAAGATTTTATTAGAAATTTTACCTGAAGCTTTCGCAGTAATGCGTGAGACAGGTAAACGTTTTACAGAAAATGAAACTTTAGAAGTAACTGCATCTGATTTTGATAAAACATTAGTTCAACGTGGACATGATTTCGTTTCATTAAAAGACGAAAACACTGCTATTTGGAGAAACTCTTGGGATGCTGCTGGTCGTCAAGTAACATGGGACATGTCTCATTATGATGTACAGTTTATTGGTGGTTCTGCTTTACACTTAGGTCGTATTGCAGAGATGCAAACCGGTGAAGGTAAAACCTTGGTTGCAACTTTACCAATTTACTTAAATGCTTTAACAGGTCGTGGAGTTCACTTGGTAACTGTAAATGATTACTTAGCAAAACGAGATATGGCGTGGATGCGTCCTATTTTCTCATTTCATGGATTATCTGTTGATTGTATTGATAACCATCAACCAAATTCACCAGGTCGTCGCGAAGCATATGCTTCTGATATTGTTTATGGTACAAATAACGAATTTGGTTTCGACTATTTACGTGACAATATGGCAAACACGCCAGACGCTTTGGTGCAACGTGAGTTAAACTTTGCAATTGTCGATGAGGTCGATTCTGTATTAATTGATGATGCTCGTACTCCATTGATTATTTCTGGTCCAGTACCACAAGGAGATCGTCACGAATTTGATGTGTTACGACCAAAAATTGATCGTCTATACCAAATGCAACGTGAGATGTTAGGAAAAACATTAAACGAAGCGAAAACATTATTCAAACAAGGAGATACAAAAGAAGGTGGTTTCAAATTGTACCAAGTTTATCGTGGTTTACCGAAATACAAACCATTAATTAAATTCTTATCTCAAGATGGTATTCGTGCTCAATTACAAAAAACAGAAGCGCATTTCATTCAAGATAACAACCGAGAAATGCCAAAAGTTGATGAGCATTTATACTTTGTAATTGATGAAAAACAAAATCAATCAGATTTAACAGATAAAGGAATTGAGTATTTGTCTAAAGGAATGGAAGACGAGAATTTTTTCATTTTACCAGATGTTTCGACAAATATTGGAGCAATTGAAAACTCTGGAAAAGATAAAGAAGAAATTCTTAAAATGAAAGAAGAATTCTTCCGTAATTTCTCTATCAAATCGGAGCGTATTCATACATTAAGTCAATTGTTAAAAGCCTATACTTTATTCGAAAAAGATATCGAATATGTAGTAGTTGATGGTGAAGTAAAAATCGTTGACGAATCGACAGGACGTATTATGGATGGTCGTCGTTACTCTGATGGATTACACCAAGCAATTGAAGCGAAAGAAAATGTAAAAATTGAAGCAGCTACACAAACGTTTGCGACAATTACATTACAAAACTACTTCCGTATGTACAACAAATTAGGAGGTATGACTGGTACTGCGGAAACTGAAGCAGGTGAATTTTGGGAAATTTACAAATTAGATGTTGTTTCTATTCCAACAAACCGTCCTATTTTACGTCATGATAAAAATGATATTGTTTTCAAAACAAATCGTGAAAAATATAAAGCAGTAATCGAGGAAATTGTTCGCTTATCACAAGATGACAAACGTCCAGTTTTAGTTGGTACAACAAACGTTGAGATTTCTGAGATATTATCAAAAGCGTTAAAATTGCGTGGTATTAATCACAACGTTTTAAATGCTAAATTACACAAAAGCGAGGCTGATATTGTAACAGAAGCTGGTAAACCAGGAGCTGTAACAATTGCAACGAACATGGCTGGTCGTGGTACCGATATTAAATTAACAAAAGAAGTAAAAGATTCTGGAGGTTTAGCAATTATTGGTACAGAACGTCACGATTCTCGTCGTGTAGACCGTCAGTTACGTGGTCGTGCTGGTCGTCAAGGAGACCCAGGATCTTCTCAATTCTTTGTTTCGTTAGAAGATTCATTAATGCGTTTATTCGGTTCAGAACGAATTGCAAAGTTAATGGACCGTATGGGACACAAAGATGGAGATGTAATTGAACACTCTATGATTACAAAATCAATTGAACGTGCACAGAAAAAAGTAGAAGAAAACAACTTTGGTATCCGTAAGCGTTTATTAGAATATGATGATGTAATGAATAAACAACGTGAAGTAATTTACAAACGTCGTCACAATGCATTATTTGGAGATCGTTTGGAAGTAGATATTGCAAACATGATTTATGATGTAGCTGCTTCTGTTGTAAGTTCAAACAAAGATTTTGAAGACTTTGGACAATATGAATTAGATTTAATTAAATACTTCACAATGGGAACTCCTGTTACAGAAGACGAATTTAAATCTAAATCTGTAAAAGAGTTAACAAACATCACATACGACGCGGCAATTGCAGATTACAAAGCACGTATGCAGTATGTTGCAGAAACTGCTTTCCCTGTTATTTCGAATGTTTTCGAAAATCAAGGTCATATGTTCTCTCGTATTCAAGTGCCGTTTACAGATGGATTGCGTCAAATGACAGTTGTTTGTGATTTGAAAGAAGCGTACGAATCTCATGGAAAAACATTAATCAAAGATTTCGAAAAATCGGTTGTATTAAGTTTAATCGATGATAACTGGAAAGAGCATTTACGTGATGTTGATGATTTACGTAAAACGTCTCAGAATGCAGTTTACGAGCAGAAAGATCCGTTGGTTGTTTACAAACAAGAGTCTTTCCATATCTTCCAAAGAATGTTAGATACAGTGAACAAAGAAATTATTTCGTTCTTGTTCAAAGGTGAATTACCAAATGCACAAAAAGAAGAATCTGTAGAAGAAACTGAAACAGCGAACTAA
- a CDS encoding transposase produces the protein MKKSKFSEVQIIKIISEQDKGKTVLEICREYRISQPTFYQWKSKYSGMDANQLKQLKEMEKELVQYKKIVAESTLQNTV, from the coding sequence ATGAAAAAAAGCAAATTTTCAGAAGTACAAATCATCAAGATTATCTCTGAACAGGACAAAGGCAAAACCGTTTTGGAAATTTGTCGTGAATACAGAATCAGTCAACCGACTTTTTACCAATGGAAGAGTAAATATTCGGGAATGGATGCTAATCAACTCAAACAGTTAAAAGAAATGGAGAAAGAATTAGTCCAATATAAAAAGATTGTTGCAGAATCAACCCTTCAAAATACGGTTTAA
- a CDS encoding SAM-dependent methyltransferase translates to MNTAKVYLIPSLLGESEHSRVLPLYNLDIIRSLTTFVVENEKSARKFIKQVCPEKVQADLDIYILNKDTEPEELFDLIKLLDKGISLGIISEAGLPAVADPGAQLVKVAQQKRIQVVPLVGPSSILLALMASGMNGQNFAFHGYLPIDKTERKKKLAHLENESAKTGIAQIFMETPYRNNQMVDDLTKILRAETKICVACHITLDDEDIRTLSIKEWKNEQYDYHKRPAIFVMQA, encoded by the coding sequence ATGAATACGGCTAAAGTTTATTTGATTCCTTCGCTATTAGGCGAAAGCGAACACAGTAGAGTATTGCCTTTATACAATCTTGATATTATTCGTTCGTTAACTACTTTTGTCGTGGAAAACGAGAAATCTGCACGTAAGTTTATCAAGCAAGTTTGTCCCGAAAAAGTACAAGCCGATTTAGATATTTACATTCTTAACAAAGATACAGAACCAGAAGAGCTGTTCGATTTGATTAAATTATTGGACAAAGGAATCTCCTTGGGTATTATCTCCGAAGCTGGTTTACCTGCTGTTGCCGATCCGGGTGCACAGTTGGTAAAGGTGGCGCAACAAAAACGAATTCAGGTTGTACCTTTAGTAGGTCCATCGTCGATTCTTTTGGCTTTGATGGCCTCTGGAATGAATGGTCAAAACTTTGCGTTTCATGGCTATTTACCTATCGATAAAACCGAACGTAAAAAGAAATTAGCACATTTAGAAAACGAAAGTGCAAAGACTGGAATTGCTCAAATTTTTATGGAAACGCCTTATCGTAATAATCAAATGGTAGACGATTTAACGAAAATTCTTCGTGCCGAAACCAAGATTTGTGTGGCGTGTCATATTACTTTAGACGACGAAGATATTCGTACCTTATCAATCAAAGAGTGGAAAAATGAACAATACGATTACCACAAACGTCCCGCAATTTTTGTGATGCAAGCTTAA
- a CDS encoding low molecular weight protein-tyrosine-phosphatase, with translation MKILMVCLGNICRSALAEGILQAKVGDNHLVDSAGTGNWHVGEQPDRRSVAVAKKYGVDISDQRAMHFNLIFFEEFDLIFAMDKQNSIDLQQLARNEEEKEKVKLILKEGTGLAHNVPDPYYDGEDAFEHVYQLLDEATDGIIKKYNL, from the coding sequence ATGAAAATTTTAATGGTTTGTTTGGGGAATATTTGTCGTTCTGCCTTGGCAGAAGGTATTTTACAAGCAAAGGTTGGCGACAATCATTTGGTAGATTCTGCTGGTACAGGAAATTGGCACGTTGGCGAACAACCAGACAGACGCTCCGTTGCAGTGGCAAAGAAATATGGCGTTGATATTTCCGATCAACGTGCGATGCATTTCAATCTAATCTTTTTCGAAGAATTTGATTTGATTTTTGCAATGGATAAACAAAACTCGATCGATTTGCAGCAATTAGCTCGTAACGAAGAAGAAAAAGAAAAAGTAAAATTAATCCTGAAAGAAGGGACAGGTCTTGCGCACAATGTACCTGATCCTTATTACGATGGCGAAGATGCTTTCGAGCATGTTTACCAATTATTAGATGAAGCCACTGACGGTATCATCAAAAAATACAATCTTTAA